The window GATGAATGTAGAGTATGAATGAGTGCAGGAGAACTGGATTTAGAGTAGAGAATATCGATGACTATAataaaatatttcttttagaaGATGAATTTAAAGTACGACGAGTGGACAGTCATATAGATGAGATTCTTTTACTACCCCACGGTCCCACCACCAGCTAGATGACCTGACCGCTGGCAGTAAAGCGCGCCCCACACGCCACGCCGCGAGTCCGCCACGCCAGGGCCAGGCAGCtgaggggttgtttggttctaGGTGCTAAACTTTAAACTGTCTCATTcaaaaaaatcatgatatttattaatattaaataaattctgattacaaaactaactgcagaactctggggctaaattacgagacgaatctaacgaggtatattaatccgtaattagtggatggttactataacatcactgtagcaaatcatggattaattaggctcattagattcgtttcgcaaattagcactcatctgtcaaaaatattttataaataaatttatttaatatctctaaaTAATAAGATTCTCTTCGATGTGACATTGACTAAAAGAAATCCCGGAAACAAACAGGTCATGACTTGTGCAATCAAACCAAGCAACCACAAAAtgccaaacaaaaaaaagttcACGTGCCCCGGCAGCCAGCGACCCAGCAGGAAGCCCCAACATGAAGGCTTGTTTAGTTGCAGAGTGTAAAGTTTTTTAAAGAGaatttttctacatttgaaatactaaatatagactaatcacaaaattaattacagaactcgtttgtaaatcgcgagacgaatctaatgagtctaattaatctgtcattagaggttgtttactgtagcagcactgtagtaatttagcgtctaattatgaactaattaggttcattagattcgtctcgcgatttacaggcaaatTGTGCAatgtattttttatttcgtctagatttaagtctcacGGTAGgtgtcagattttttttttggaattttgaatttgcaactaaacaagggggAAGCCTCCTGGGGCAGTTCGGTAACTTCGGGTCGACATGATCGAATGATCGATCGTCctacaaatgaaaaaaaaaacccggGGACTTCGGGGCCACTCGAGTACCAAGGCTCCGAACCGCACGACGCCCATTTGGGTTCACGCTTCCCTGAACCCACAGCCCCCGGTATCCAACCCACTGCTGCTACTCGACCCTGCTAAAGCAGCGAcgccgctcgcctccgcccGAAACCCCTGTTCGATCCCCGTCCTCTCACCGCACGGAATCTCTCTCCCGGGCTGCGCGCGGGCGGGGACGCCGGATTCGGGATCATCCAtccgggtgcggcggcgctccatcTGTAGGTGATATGGCAACCAGCACGCTCTAATCTTCCCTGCATGAATGggagtgttttttttctttcttatgtATGGAAGTGAGTTGATTTTCGTTGGAGTAGTGGAGGGGCGGCTTGGGGGGCTAGCGATTGAGGTACCGAAATTTCGAGCGATCGGTGCGGCGAGGATTTTGAGCGGTAGTGTTTTGCCTACCCGAGCGGTTTAGATGGGGGTTTATGCGGCTGGTGTCGGCATCCAGGGATTTTCCTGCTTCGTGCTTCTTTTGTGCGGTCCAGCAGGAATGTTCGCTGGATGTGCATGAAGTGCTCGGTTTTGAATGCGGAGTATTTACTGGACCGTTGCACCTTTTCAATTTATAGGTAATAACATTTGTTTACTGCTGTGGTTGCGGGCTCCTTGATTTAGTGGGAACTTCAATTTCTTTCTAATTACTTTCGGTAGTGAACTTTATGAGTCTAACCTAGGCTTATGGAGCGATTGCTTTGCTTGATAAGGCATTTCTAATGGTAGGTGTTGCACATGTATGTCTTGTACTCCCCTTCGCGGAGTACACAAAGGTATTTTATTTTAACCTGGCTTTCAATCCTCATGTTCTGATAAAGTGATGACATACATTATTTATATGTACCAAACCAAAGTAGTTTGAAAGCATTTTTGAAATATGTATCTTGCTGTGTAGGCTTTTTTTACACTAAACATACTTATAATTCGAATTGTTGGCAAATATACAACCTTTAGCTTTTGCGAAACTAAATGCACCCGATGTTTTTGAATGGAGGACAAGAGTATATATGAACTATTCATTACGTAGACACTATAATGCTCATTACGTAGACACTATGCTGGACATCGCACAGCTACATGTGGACCCTAACAATAAATGGTCTTCTCACACAAGCTGTTGTTTAAAGCTCCGGATATTGTCCTACATGCAATGCaaatttttctttgatttttatTGGATTTCATGTGCAGTCATTGTACGGAATACACTGCACCAATCTATCGCATTCAACTACCCTTGATCTTAGCACTAATCCTACTTGTGATGCTAATAAATGCTATGTACATTGTTGATAAGAACCTATTGAATTTATTCTTTGTTGATCTTAGCATGTAATAGGACTAACTCTTTGTACGGaacctctctcttctccctcttaatgaaaaacgtgctaaGGCACGGTCGTGAAAAGATAAGAACCTATTGAATTTATTCTATTGTGGAGTAGCATCTGCATTAGAGTGTCAATCTCATTCACGGCTCTACTTCACTTCTCACGTTGAATATAATTCAACAAACTGATTCCCCTGTACACCCATGGAATATATAAATGGGTGAACAGTCCACGTATACATAGTGGCCGactagtacattttcacccTTCACACCACTAGTTCATGTAAATTGCTTGATCTTGTGAGATTTTATAATTACCTTTATCTACTTTCATGTAGAACTTGACAATGGGCATCCTCACATCAATGATTTGCACAAAGTTGGCCCCTAATTATCAAAGCTCCTGTAGTTGATGGCCACATGTTATGGTTTAAAATGGCTTCTGTTTTATGTTTCTGAATGTGGTCCTTGTGTTGCAAATGTTTGTTTTGGTCAATCATCTAATTCATCCATACTCTGATGTCAACAAAATAACCAAACTAGAAACCAACCATCTTATGTCTCACTTAATAGACACATGATTTGTGGGCATGGGGCAATTGTTGATTAAGTTGTCATAGTTATATTTTTGGTGTTAAAATACTTCTAATATACTTTTGATTACTATATTCTTGTTACTCCTTGTCTACAACTAGGACAATCATTATGTTCATAGTTTTCTGGACTTGTTAGAACGATATGTTTTTTTTGCTTATTTGTGTAACTGAATTGTCAAACAGCATGCTATAATTTTCTTCTGTACTTTGGAGCAGTGAATGCGTGATATGACACCATCTGCACATGAAATCTCTAAGGAATTTTCCATGCAAAGCAttctaaaataaataaacaattatATTTGCATGGCTCGTCAGGTGAATTGATTGAAGTAGTTTGTTGGGACTTTGCTATTCGTTTGTTTAGCATAAACACAGTTTTCTACTTTTCTCATGAGTTTCAGTTGACGAGGGCTTGCTATTTtcttcaagtttttttttctcaaacgcgcaggagagctgtgcatcaatatattaagaagaagggggggggggggggacagccCCCAGGTGTTACAGAGTTAAGGGCCTGTAACCCACCCTAAACAACCTTAAGAAAGCTTACAAAAAGGAATTGAAAGAAACTAGACCAAACGACATTAAGTACAGGACCACCTAAGTGGCTGGAGTTGCTAGGGCGTGGGGATAAGAAACTCCTCGAGCCCCAGCAATATACCACTGGTGCATCTCTTTGATGGTTGCAGCAAAACTGGCCAGGTTAGGAGAGATTCCATCAAATACGCAGCGATTGCgatggttccaaatggaccagGCTCCTAGGATGATAATAGAATTAAACCCTTTTTGTCCTTGACCAGCAACTCGGTTGTTTGCATCAGCTCACCAATCCTTTTGATTTTTCAAGTGCCTTAAATAAACGTTCTGTAATTATATGTGTATTAAATTCCTTTTGATTTTTCATGTTAAGTAATATTGCTAGCACATCTTCTTAATCAGTATAAGAAATTGATCTTTCAATGATTGGTATAAAACGTGTCTTCCTACCATTGACATTTATGCTTTGTGCATTTATTTTCTATTCAGGATAACTGTGGCCCACTTTACCAGTGCTTATAGAAGTTGGGTTCATACCATGATACCAAAATAGAGTGAACTAATATTGTCATCTTTGTATTGTGACTTCGGAGGGGAAATCTAGTTCATGGCAACAGCATAATTTTCCATTTTGCCACCTGTTATTTGGGCTGAGACATTATGTATAGCAATGAAACCTGCAAGAGAACACATGAGCTTGAGAAACTTGAGATTGGCAGGAGAGGAGAAGAAGATAAAGCATCTTACAACCCTGAACTAGAAGAAGGTGAGTTCAGGAAGGATGAAccatttttatttaaaaagCTTGTTCGCAAGGATGTGGTTGCAAGTGTTGTAGAGTTGCATTCATCTGCTCAAGTGGCAATTAAAAATGGGCAAGTCAATACAAAGCGACCAATTTCACCTGAAAGAGGTTCCTATCAAGGAGGAGTTGCAAATACTGTTATGCCGTCTAAGTATAGTTCAATAAGGGATCAACCTGTTAATGTGAGGCAATCAAGTTCTCATAGATTATCCTTCTTCCTATATTAGATCAAAAGAAAGGCATGAACAAAGGGTGCGAAACTGTTTTAGCTACCATGATTATCATCATGTCCTGAAAAAGATTGATGAAGTTTGTTCGGAAAGGCTCAGTAAACTATTGTTACATCAGAATAAAGATCGCAAGGAATTCAATATTACTCTAAAGAAACTGGAATTCAAATTCTTCGAAGAACATGCTTGTTCCTATAGAGTCCATTATGAGCGTGTCATCCCAACAGCAAGATATCACAGGATGAAGCTACCAAAGCTAACTTTCTGCATTTTGCGTAAAGTTTTTCGTAGATATATGCAGTCCCAGATTATAAAATTTGTGAGGAGACAAATAAAGGATagaaacaaagagaagagaatAAAAGAGCGATGGATATTTGAGGCTACAGCTGGCTACCTTAAGAAATGTTTTGATGAAACTTCCTTGGCATATTCTGGATTTGAGATGGAGAAATCAAATTGTCATGTGCATGCTTATTCTGAATGTGAACATCAGCTCAAATATTTGGACATGCAACCTCTAGCTATTGAAATTGAAGAAATTGCTTCCAGTAGAGAACTTGAAGGAAGCCATACAAATAAGGAGAGTGATATGTTTCAGACAGAGCCAGTTGTAGAAAACTTGCTAACACCACTAGAAACAAATGGAGGTGCAGAGCATTGTTCATCTGttgattcactagaagaaatTGCTATTGTAGGCATGTCTTCTCAGTCCAACTATGCACCTACCATGGAGAGTGAAAAAGTTGGGACACAAGTCACCCTCTTGTCGCCACCACAAAACAAGGGGCAAATTATGGAGAGATCATGTTCTCAgtttgccattgatgaagcatTGGTACTTGATAAGGCAACATCAGCTGATTCAGAAAATGCAACTCAAGTCTTTGGAGAGAACCGAAGCTGCATAAGTCCCACTATTCATGAAAGCTCTTGTTCTAGGTCCCAGAGAAAATTTCCTCATGGGTCTGACTCTAATAATCATGAATCAACATTGTGTCATCAGGTATTTTAGCTCataatcttttttttattaCTGTATGACAATCAACATTAAGTGTTGAGTTGGTTTGTGGGCTAGAGGAAATCACCATGAATCAGTGGGCAAaaacttttccttttgttttgcaTGCAAACATTTTGTTTTGATTATATCTTGATTGAGAGGTCATGTGTTGATTATAGTTTGATTGACGAGTCATGCTTACAAAGCTGAATCATCAGACAGCAAAATGTTACTTTGATCTCGCCCAAAATGGTATTGCAGTGAAGGCACAAATTATTACTAGTGTCTGACCATTACAGTCATTATTGCAATGAATGCAAGATCATAATTTCTACCATCATTTGACATAATTTCTCTGCAGGAATCTCAAGTGGAAAGGCTGCCTTCAGTTGATGTGAATCAAAGGCAAGAAGCTGATATTGCAGGTAGCAAGGAAGCATCTAGTGGTGACACCTCTTCCTTTGGCCAAGTCACTGAACAACGAAGCACCATTGCAACTTCATCAACATTAGTTCAACCTTCAACACAACcacaacttttttttgaaaactgtaCAGCGGGGGAAGCCCCCGCTGTGGTAACACAACCACAACTTTATGGTCCAACTTCTCAAAGTGCTGCCCAGCCGTATCAACCATCTGGTGTGAATACTTCAGTAAGCACTGGGTTAGACAGCCATGGGGCATTAAATTCTCAGATACAATCATCCAACCAGATGACACAAAGCTCCATGGTTGAGCATACGCCTGAAAGTGGGCTCCAGTCAGATCTAGTTACCAATGAGTTTACTCAACTGCTTATGTCAATTAGCAATCACACCTCTTCCAATACCCAAGTCACTGAGCAGCAAATTGCCTGTAATTCATTCTTAAGACAACAATATGGTGACCAGACCTGTCAAACTTCTACTCATCAGCACAGAGCATCAAATGTTCAGCGACAGTCAAACAACCAGACAACAACAGGCTCCACTTCTGGACTGCCTGAAAGTCGTCTTCAATCAGATCCATTAAAAATTGAAATCAGTCAACTGCTTATGCTGCTTGATATAATGACCAAGAGGCATCTATGTAAGGTTAGTTTCTCAATCTCTTCTATTAATTTCTTATATATCCTGTGTTCTTAACAGTCAAGTAACATATTGACATTGCGAACTCTTGTGGTGTTAGTATCTAATCAATGTTTCCGCTTGGATTTACTCAGCGGCAAAAAATTATCTCGGAGCGTCAAATGGAAATAGCTGAAGTTAAAAGGAAGTTTGATGAGCAATTCCATAATTTAGATATGGAAGTATTGCAGAAAAAGAAGCATATTGAGATACTCCAGGAAAAAATATGTAAGCAACAGATATTAGCGAAGACATTTCAGGTTGTACATAAGGCCTCTACTGGAGTTGCTTCACACAGTCAAATAGGTACACATTACTGATCATTACCTCTTTcttaacaaacaaaaaaaagtgcGCATACTGTTTTACATGAATTGGAGCCTTCATCTGCTGCCATTGTGCGTTCCATCAGAGATTGCATGACCCATTAACAAATAATTATGATTGATCAGTCCTGTCTTTTTATTAACCAAGTCTTATTGATTTCTTTGAGCAATATGATCAAGGTATTTTTCACGAAGATTTATCGATACGATCAGTAATGATGGATTTTCATAGATTAGAGGAAGCTTACATGTGTTTTCCTGTGAACATACAATTGGTTTGGTTGCAACAATGCACCTTAGTGAAATAATCAAAGCTGGCTATCGGTACGACATATCGGTAGATTTGGAGGAGCAAAACACCATTGCGGAGTAATACACACACTCACAACACATGATTAGCCTAAAATATCTCCAGAAGATCACTACTTACTAGAAATGTTTTACAGATAAACTAAATTAACAAATTATAATTCTGAGGATCAATTATCCTCTAATCTGAGCTATGCATATTAAGGATGTTGTGTTGTTTCTGTTTGATTTAACTGATGATAGGGCCATCATTTAATAAAGTTGTAATTTAATGGCAGTCAAGACTCAAGAGGATTTGAAGCCACACTTATGAACTTGGGAAATCCACTACTCTTACTAGTTAAAACATTTGTTCTATATTTTTTGCATTGGGGGTGATGAAAATATAAAACATCTGAATTTTTTTAGTGGTATAGAAATAATTTCTGTAAAGCACATGTCCTGTGCTTGGCTGGCTTATTGTCGATCAAAACGTAGTCAATAATCTGGAGTCATTCGTCAACAACTCCAATTGCTTGAATTTGTTGCCTAACTGCTCTAGCCAATCTATGTCCCTCCATAGTCCATACCACTGTTTTTATGGAACCAAAAGAATAGAACAGAAAATTTGTACCTTTAACCTTTTGGCATTGTGGTTCTTTCAATCTtgataaatgaaaaaaaaaactcacttTACGTCACACCTTCGTGGCACTAGCGAAGTGCAACATTACAATCCCGCTTGGATCCAAACTATCAAAGGGTGTGGTTGGCATTCTGGTCATTTTTGTGGATATACTATCTTTTGATGTATTGGAAACTTCCTTTAGGGGAGTTGCATTCTATTTTGATTCAAATATTCATGAATCAGACTGATTTGCAAAGTAAAAAAAGACATTGTGAAATTATATCTTCTTGTCACTGATTGTTCAGACATGCAATTATGATAATATCATGTTTCTTATCCTACTCTGGAAGTGTTATGTTCTCGTCTGTAGATGGTTGTAGTAATAGATTCAATTTTGTCCAATCCTGTTGATGTGCTCACCTTTGTATTAGGTGCACCTACGAGAGAGTCTAATCAGCTATCAGGGCAGCAAGTTCTACAGTTTTCTTCATCAGCAACCATGTACCAGTCACCTCAACATGCAGCGCAACCATCCACAAACAACTTCCTGAGACAGCCCGTTATGACCTCGCCACAGGCTGTAGCTAACACATCTGGCACTGGCAGATCTGCTACTAGTTTAACACATGCTCCAAGTGGTCTGATGGGCGCTGGAGTTGCATACCATTCACCTCCACCTCATCTTCGAGCCTTTGTAAATATGTTGCAACCTTCTCATGGTGGTGGTGCATCTATGATAGCTCTTAGGAGCATCCATAATGCATGCAACCTGACTGTCTACCCGTGGACTTCAGCTGACTTAGAAAGTTAGAAGTCGTGTTTCCTCTTGGACTTTGATGAGAGAGCGGCTGAACTCAATAATTGTTCGGTATGCATGATGTTCATCAGATTAACATGTCTGTTGATTCAGCACTTTGTTCCTCAGTAGTTGCTGACTGATCAGTCACTGCGTATGTTTCTGGTTAAACTCTATCGTGAAACCAGAATTTTGCAGCTGACCCTGGTTCTCTGTTCTCCGGACTGGAGTTCGATTTAACTCGTTCAACTAGATGTCGCATGTCGGTAAATGTACCTTAATAGTTTGGAGTCACAGAAGACATAAGAAAGTTTCTTCTAATTTTTACCTGAGTTGTGCTTTTGTTTCTCTCAGTAGCCAGCATTCGACATCATTTGCAGACATATCTACGCCCCTACATGCTGAGGCAGGGCCCTGCACGAACCAttaataagaaaaagaaaatctgGAAGGAGAGCCCATCCTCGGCACGAGTTTGCCTGAgagcccgtttagtttccaaaaaaatttgagtgctacagtaactaacaagtttgactactaattaggagtattaaatgtagataattgacaaaactcattccacaATCTCCGGGTaaaattgcgagatgaatcttttaagtctaatttgACTATGATTGAACAATGTCATGCTACAGTAACGAatctctaatgacagattaattagtcttactAGATTCGTCTCATGATTTTCCGTTCatccatgtaattagttttataattagtctatattaatacttctaattaatgATCAAACGTTATCTAAAACTTTtaacccaaaaaattttggaaactaaactccCCCTGAATGTTTTCTGGCGCTTCTGGCGCACGAGTTTCAAATCTGGTCATCTTTATGATTTAACAGGTTGCTGATCAGCGCGTGAAAAATAATGGGTTGAAACTTGCAGATGGCGATCGATCGTTTCATCATCATCCCTTGCAGCCATGCTACAGGCGGCATCTTTAGAAATTGTGGCCTCTAATATCGCAGATTGATCGAACCCCGTGGTCCATTCGATACCTAGAGAACCAGATGCACAAGTGCAGAacaactgaaaaaaaaaagaacgtaGAGGATCACAGCCTTCACAGGTACTAGAGGTGAGCTCTGCAAGCACGAAATGGcctttggccgtgtttggttaggccAATTTTTCGgcctttgatcactaattagagatattataTAAAATCTAATTATGAAATAATCTTCACAATTATGATACTGTAGTATGTGCTGTAGCTAATAAGATCTTTGACAGCATGATTTGAgggtgattactgtagcataactgtagccaatcatggtggaacttgactcattagattcgtctcgaaaagttacacccatccatgaaaaaatttcgcaaataaatttcatttagtacttcatatgTGTATTCGTCTTTTTGCGAGAAGTTTTACCAAACACGGCAAAAACTTCCAGAATTTTTGACAATTCCGCTGCGACATTGCAGCGCCCTACACGACAAGTTCTTTCCAGAAACTCGACGTCCTGGACAAACTCTGAACATAGCAATGCCGTGTCGTCCATTCCCGTGGTTGGTCCCGCAGACCCGCACAACACAGGCATCGCATGGCATCCATCCACTTCCGATCTCGGTCCACTTCCAGAAACTTCCATACTTTTTGACAAGGCATCGCACGGAATGCACTGCAACCCTGCAAAAGTAAAAATTAGCAAAAGATGGCGATTGGGTTGGTGGCGATCGACCGACGCCATGAATACACTGGGCCTGGATCTGGACACTCTACTGTCTACTGTACTGTACTGCTACTACTAGTAGTAACAACTCTCGACAGGTGGCCGGCTTAAAAAAGGAGAGCGAAAAGAATCGTTACGTTATCCCGATCTGCGGCAAACTCTTCCCAGGGTGGTTGAATCTTCGCATGGCCCTACGGTATCCACTGTCAGACTTCTTCACAGCAGCAGCTATCTTGGCTTAGCTTCCACAGGTGCTGAGCTTATTACGTCTCTATACGACCCAGCTCCTTGCTTAATCCGGAGGCTAAGCTCCCCCGGCAACTTTTCTTTGCATGGCGTCACGAACGCAAACGAATTGCTGATCTCTCGATCGAGTTCGTCCAAGCGCCTGCAGAAACTGTCCCAACGACCAAGCGTTCAAGTGGTACTCTCTACGTAGTCCGATTCCTGCATGCGTTTAAGTGTTCTTCTCTCGGCCAGATCACTACTGTACTGCAGCTATCTCCCGTAGTCGTTGTCAGCGCGTGCGTGCGTACTGCGTACACGCTGACGGAGCAGTTGAGGAGGCCCCTGACTTCTGTTGCTCGGTCTGTTCACCATCGCCATCAATTGCCTTCAGTTTCCATGGGCGCTCAGCTCCATCAGAAAGCGATGCGCAGGCTACTACTAACTACTACTCGACTGATCATTGTTACGTGCTCCATCATCTTTGGTTGCACGCAAACTCTCTGATAAAGGGGGCTTCTGCTTCGCTGCAACTTGATACCACTTCTAAGTTCGGTCCACGCCAACTCCATTATTTCCCCTTTTACGCAACCAATCGCTGAACAATTCCTTTGCGCCAGATAAGCATCAAACTGACGGTAATTGAGATGGGACCGTAGGtaattttgtacattttttaGACCAACTAGTTTGGTAGAGTAGCAGGGTTTTTCAAAGGGCCAGATTAAGAGTTCTGGGTCAAACTTCCTTGCTCAGAAACTCCAATTCTCTAAACAGACAAAGTTCAGAAATTTTTAAAGGGTCTGTTCAACGCAGATGGGGTCAGCACTTTCTGTGGAAATTTTCTTGAGACCCTATCTGAATTTTTGGTGGGAAGGGAAGGGACAAGGGAGCATTCACGCACGGTCTGGGACGAACAATGTGTAGGCTGGCTGATCGCTCTCTTCTGCCGTCGTAGTGGCGTAGTGGTTGAAACCAATTCAACAACAGTTCAGCAATAGCAATCTGATCGAACTTTAGGTCAACCGGACATCCCTTTCTCACCAACCttaccagagagagagagagagagagagagagagagagatgcatCTCATCTAAATGGGCTCCTGATGCATAGACTAATTAACGTTAGTTCTTGTTTGGTAGATGAAAGGAACGCATGCCTTACTCGATCTGCTCGTCCATCTGAATTCTGTAGAAGAAAGCAGCAGCTAGCGCTGTGGTTCGCAGATGGGGATTTACAGTCTTGATCGTCTGTGGTTTGTTATGATCACCATGTACGGCTGTACTACTGCTTATTGGTGTTCTTGATGGGTGATTATCGTCCATCATTGCGGCGAG is drawn from Panicum virgatum strain AP13 chromosome 1N, P.virgatum_v5, whole genome shotgun sequence and contains these coding sequences:
- the LOC120656505 gene encoding mucin-4-like, with product MKLPKLTFCILRKVFRRYMQSQIIKFVRRQIKDRNKEKRIKERWIFEATAGYLKKCFDETSLAYSGFEMEKSNCHVHAYSECEHQLKYLDMQPLAIEIEEIASSRELEGSHTNKESDMFQTEPVVENLLTPLETNGGAEHCSSVDSLEEIAIVGMSSQSNYAPTMESEKVGTQVTLLSPPQNKGQIMERSCSQFAIDEALVLDKATSADSENATQVFGENRSCISPTIHESSCSRSQRKFPHGSDSNNHESTLCHQESQVERLPSVDVNQRQEADIAGSKEASSGDTSSFGQVTEQRSTIATSSTLVQPSTQPQLFFENCTAGEAPAVVTQPQLYGPTSQSAAQPYQPSGVNTSVSTGLDSHGALNSQIQSSNQMTQSSMVEHTPESGLQSDLVTNEFTQLLMSISNHTSSNTQVTEQQIACNSFLRQQYGDQTCQTSTHQHRASNVQRQSNNQTTTGSTSGLPESRLQSDPLKIEISQLLMLLDIMTKRHLCKRQKIISERQMEIAEVKRKFDEQFHNLDMEVLQKKKHIEILQEKICKQQILAKTFQVVHKASTGVASHSQIGAPTRESNQLSGQQVLQFSSSATMYQSPQHAAQPSTNNFLRQPVMTSPQAVANTSGTGRSATSLTHAPSGLMGAGVAYHSPPPHLRAFVNMLQPSHGGGASMIALRSIHNACNLTVYPWTSADLES